The following coding sequences lie in one Spinacia oleracea cultivar Varoflay chromosome 1, BTI_SOV_V1, whole genome shotgun sequence genomic window:
- the LOC110795869 gene encoding peptidyl-prolyl cis-trans isomerase CYP57 isoform X1 yields MSSIYVLEPPTKGKVVIHTTYGPVDIELWPKEAPKAVRNFVQLCLEGYYDSTIFHRIIKGFLIQGGDPTSTGVGGESIYGAAFSDEFHSRLRFNHRGLVACANAGSPHSNGSQFFMTLDRCDWLDKKNTIFGKVTGDSIYNLLRIGEVETDKDDRPMDPAPKITSIEVIWNPFDDIVPRDVKKSPQPVTDNENKDLKKKAVKKLNLLSFGEEAEEDERDLTAVKQKIKSSHDVLDDPRFLKEQNLNEETDPDELKSARNLQLSVREALSSKKQESQKGTADVLPDSHARSDSEDDEISFDARMREQILKRRMEIGDLPTKQKSRREGSKSKDQQKSAPSRSDPESSDDQRKVAKLSIRKKGIGSEARAERTANADTDLQLLNNAERERLLQKQKKRRLKGREEDVLAKLDRFKSSISSKHVEPRAESEGRTNEDLSDWKTVRLKFAPDLGKNNMTRNEDANDYAVIDPLLEKGKQKFNRMIAKEKRREREWAGRSLT; encoded by the exons ATGTCATCGATATACGTCTTGGAGCCGCCGACGAAGGGGAAGGTCGTCATTCACACGACGTATGGACCCGTCGACATCGAGCTTTGGCCAAAAGAAGCTCCTAAAGCTGTTCGTAATTTCGTTCAGCTTTGCCTCGAAGGCTACTATGACAGCACAATTTTTCATCGCATTATCAAGGGTTTCCTCATTCAGGGCGGTGACCCCACTTCCACCGGCGTCG GTGGTGAAAGCATATATGGTGCAGCATTTTCTGATGAATTCCACTCTCGTCTACGTTTCAACCATAGGGGCTTGGTTGCGTGCGCAAATGCTGGTTCACCACATTCAAATGGAAGCCAATTCTTTATGACATTAGATCGCTGTGATTGGCTTGATAAGAAGAATACGATCTTTGGAAAG GTTACTGGAGATTCTATATACAATCTTCTCAGGATAGGAGAAGTTGAAACTGATAAGGATGACCGACCCATGGACCCTGCTCCTAAGATAACTTCTATTGAG GTTATATGGAATCCCTTTGACGATATCGTGCCCAGAGATGTGAAGAAGTCGCCCCAGCCGGTTACTGATAATGAGAATAAAGATCTGAAGAAGAAAGCTGTGAA AAAGCTGAACTTACTTTCATTTGGCGAAGAAGCTGAAGAAGATGAGAGGGATTTGACGGCggtaaaacaaaaaataaagagCAGTCATGATGTATTGGATGATCCTCGTTTTCTGAAGGAACAAAATCTCAATGAAGAAACG GATCCAGATGAACTCAAGAGTGCAAGGAATTTGCAATTATCTGTGAGAGAAGCTTTGAGCTCAAAAAAACAGGAGTCGCAGAAAGGGACAGCTGATGTGTTACCTGATTCTCATGCTCGAAGTGACAGTGAAGATGATGAAATAAGTTTTGATGCACGAATGCGTGAGCAGATTTTAAAGAGAAGAATGGAGATTGGTGATCTCCCTACTAAGCAAAAGTCTCGAAGGG AGGGATCAAAGTCCAAGGATCAACAGAAGTCAGCCCCAAG CAGGTCAGATCCTGAAAGTTCAGATGACCAAAGAAAAGTGGCGAAATTGTCGATCAGGAAAAAGGGAATTGGATCAGAAGCTAGAGCAGAACGTACGGCTAATGCTGACACGGACCTGCAGTTATTAAATAATGCTGAACGAGAAAGATTGTTGCAGAAACAAAAGAAGCGGAGACTGAAGGGGCGTGAAGAAGAT GTACTTGCCAAACTTGACAGGTTCAAAAGTTCAATTTCTTCGAAGCATGTTGAACCACGAGCTGAATCCGAAGGGAGAACTAATGAAGATCTATCTGACTGGAAAACTGTCCGCCTGAAGTTTGCACCTGACCTAGGAAAG AATAACATGACACGGAATGAAGATGCCAACGACTATGCAGTGATTGATCCTCTTCTGGAGAAAGGGAAACAGAAATTCAATAGGATGATAGCAAAGGAAAAGCGACGAGAGCGCGAATGGGCTGGGAGATCCCTTACTTGA
- the LOC110795871 gene encoding protein REPRESSOR OF SILENCING 3 yields MATRLHVGGLGERVKEEDLRNTFSHLGTIQTVDIIRTKGRSFAYIDFLPSSENSLAKLFSTYNGCLWKGGKLKLEKAKEHYIDRLKQEWAEDAELVNSKNVNTNQNDVDENLSAFLDPKSTLDPRKMELRMFFPKLRKVKALPFRGTGKHKYSFQRVVVPPLPIHFCDCPEHCDDIQNDKISDKEINMTNSVMNKFLNREPSLKSGCIQPPRRAQVQDSRIQDDGMDEEEIYVMNSVMKKLLDRETAKTERRVIHDSPQIAPPTFELKEDNNQIDEETDDDDDIKINTGAGEDFGPGSWELQTSPLNEMARSDEQVTSDEPSKSKLDTLETKVTIPNKKRKSVFSESNEKDPASPVHGKKVHFQTQSMESEKHLELKSATGSESTKSITLGISSKKSSWKKLVGDGSSSSFYLSHVTPGGETNIDEQPISGGETSTDSKKQKRDSNVVNEEDNKPSNIALSVKEELEMVNNSVPEILDVQSSQSKEIITEGLETLSVNKELEKVSNSLPEKNFVCQPSVSSDKATKGSSWLQKSPWTQLVGGGNSSSFSISQILPKDLLEKQQLNKSSDSGTSNGFFSTATAFGGTRRSKSGLASEDKKKENDSTISKMSDSEKKISNSVPGFVISETCPFMSSADSLKDWQTAKTTLTSSHKKRNNNNININNRQGFAWS; encoded by the exons ATGGCGACGAGGTTACATGTCGGCGGcttaggagagagagtgaaagagGAGGATCTCCGTAACACATTCAGTCATCTGGGTACCATTCAAACTGTTGATATAATCCGAACTAAAGGCCGTAGCTTTGCTTACATCGATTTTCTTCCTTCTTCCGAAAATTCCCTTGCCAAACTGTTCAGCACG TATAATGGATGTTTGTGGAAGGGAGGGAAACTGAAGCTGGAAAAGGCAAAAGAACATTATATTGACCGATTGAAACAAGAATGGGCAGAAGATGCTGAACTTGTAAATAGTAAGAATGTTAATACCAATCAGAATGATGTTGATGAAAACCTGTCTGCTTTTCTGGATCCCAAGAGCACCCTTGATCCCAGAAAAATGGAGCTCCGGATGTTCTTTCCCAAACTAAGAAAG GTAAAAGCATTACCTTTTCGTGGAACTGGAAAACACAAGTACAGTTTCCAGCGTGTTGTAGTACCACCTCTTCCAATTCATTTCTGTGATTGCCCGGAGCATTGCGATGACATACAAAATGACAAGATTAGTGACAAAGAGATTAACATGACGAATTCAGTGATGAACAAGTTTCTGAATAGGGAACCATCTCTGAAATCTGGATGCATTCAGCCCCCAAGAAGAGCTCAAGTGCAAGATTCAAGAATACAAGATGATGGCATGGATGAAGAAGAGATTTATGTCATGAATTCTGTGATGAAAAAATTACTAGATAGGGAGACTGCAAAAACTGAGCGGAGGGTCATTCATGATTCTCCACAGATAGCTCCCCCAACTTTCGAGTTGAAAGAGGACAATAATCAAATTGATGAAGAaacagatgatgatgatgatattaAAATCAATACGGGGGCTGGGGAAGATTTTGGGCCTGGAAGCTGGGAGCTACAAACAAGCCCGCTTAATGAG ATGGCAAGGTCAGATGAACAGGTGACTTCTGATGAACCTTCCAAAAGCAAGCTTGATACTCTGGAAACAAAGGTAACAATTCCCAATAAGAAAAGGAAATCAGTTTTCAGTGAAAGCAATGAAAAGGATCCTGCATCTCCTGTCCATGGAAAGAAGGTCCATTTTCAAACTCAGTCGATGGAGTCAGAAAAGCATTTGGAGCTGAAGAGTGCAACAGGATCTGAATCCACTAAATCAATTACACTTGGCATAAGTTCTAAGAAGTCTTCATGGAAAAAACTGGTTGGTGATGGCAGCAGCAGTTCGTTTTACTTGTCGCATGTTACACCTGGTGGTGAGACTAACATTGACGAGCAACCTATTTCTGGTGGTGAAACATCAACTGACAGCAAGAAACAAAAAAGAGACAGTAATGTTGTGAATGAAGAGGATAATAAACCTAGCAATATAGCATTATCTGTCAAAGAAGAACTTGAAATGGTGAACAACTCTGTGCCTGAAATCTTGGATGTCCAATCATCTCAGTCAAAGGAGATTATTACAGAGGGACTTGAAACATTGTCTGTCAACAAAGAACTTGAAAAAGTCAGCAACTCTTTGCCTGAAAAGAACTTTGTTTGTCAACCAAGTGTAAGTTCAGATAAAGCAACTAAAGGCAGTTCCTGGCTGCAAAAATCTCCTTGGACTCAGCTTGTGGGCGGTGGAAATAGTAGCTCTTTTAGCATTTCACAAATCTTACCTAAAGATCTACTTGAGAAGCAACAGTTAAACAAATCAAGTGATAGTGGCACTTCAAATGGCTTTTTTAGTACTGCAACTGCTTTTGGTGGCACTAGAAGATCAAAGTCTGGCTTAGCGAGTGAGGATAAGAAAAAGGAGAATGATTCAACTATCTCTAAAATGTCTGATTCAGAGAAGAAGATCTCCAATTCAGTTCCTGGATTTGTAATCAGTGAAACTTGCCCTTTTATGAGCAGTGCTGATTCATTGAAAGACTGGCAAACTGCTAAAACAACTCTTACTAGCTCccataaaaaaagaaacaacaacaacatcaacatcaacaaCAGACAGGGTTTTGCTTGGTCgtag
- the LOC110795874 gene encoding uncharacterized protein isoform X3 gives MSSREIVANGTDGVTEGLDPEIQNIFIPYRGFCARKMVQVKEVVLDDADVARAIVDYVNNNNITNIVMGASTRNAIKNSYRTFKKPDVPSHVTKYAPEFCSVYVIAKSKLSNLRSAQRPFASSSASPNRLPCLVGPAIQPQPQPTVEQPQPIDDFNTRMFQDGSLKWIKVTFCCCNPPKISEIRMSDTLSNPGRPTYKCRFCGFFAWVNEEDIIGSAEEVFVEQRMIAGVKETLDEFIKYIKLVVKIAGILYFVHVLFVVSM, from the exons ATGTCAAGCAGAGAAATCGTAG CTAATGGAACTGATGGGGTTACGGAGGGTCTCGACCCTGAAatacaaaatatatttattccTTATCGAGGATTTTGCGCTCGCAAAATG GTTCAAGTGAAAGAAGTTGTTCTTGACGATGCTGACGTAGCTAGGGCCATCGTGGATTATGTGAATAACAACAACATCACGAACATTGTTATGGGTGCATCTACTCGAAATGCTATTAAGAA TTCTTATAGAACCTTCAAAAAGCCCGACGTGCCGAGCCACGTGACCAAGTATGCACCAGAGTTCTGTTCTGTGTATGTGATTGCAAAGTCGAAATTGTCAAATCTAAGATCAGCACAGCGTCCTTTTGCAAGTAGTTCTGCTTCTCCTAATAGGCTTCCATGTTTAGTTGGACCTGCAATTCAACCTCAACCTCAACCTACGGTTGAACAACCACAACCTATTGACGATTTTAACACAAG AATGTTTCAGGATGGAAGCTTGAAATGGATCAAAGTAACATTTTGTTGTTGCAATCCCCCGAAAATATCTGAAATTAGAATGTCGGATACTTTGAGCAACCCAGGAAGGCCGACTTACAAGTGCAGATTTTGCGGATTCTTTGCTTGGGTGAATGAAGAAGATATCATCGGCTCAGCCGAAGAAGTTTTTGTGGAGCAAAGGATGATTGCTGGTGTTAAGGAAACATTGGATGAATTTATCAAATACATCAAACTTGTTGTCAAGATAGCAGGGATTTTGTACTTTGTTCatgttctttttgttgtatcaaTGTGA
- the LOC110795874 gene encoding U-box domain-containing protein 52-like isoform X2 yields the protein MFLPSLPLFTFSFPLFLFFLHPKERETIGGRAGPGMALTLSDDLEPMPINTTAAAVDKDKHSQYAVKWAVDHLLCNNRMLILIHVKQRNPNGTDGVTEGLDPEIQNIFIPYRGFCARKMVQVKEVVLDDADVARAIVDYVNNNNITNIVMGASTRNAIKKTFKKPDVPSHVTKYAPEFCSVYVIAKSKLSNLRSAQRPFASSSASPNRLPCLVGPAIQPQPQPTVEQPQPIDDFNTRMFQDGSLKWIKVTFCCCNPPKISEIRMSDTLSNPGRPTYKCRFCGFFAWVNEEDIIGSAEEVFVEQRMIAGVKETLDEFIKYIKLVVKIAGILYFVHVLFVVSM from the exons atgtttcttccCTCTCTTCCACTCTTCACTTTTTCTTTTcccttgtttcttttttttctccACCCAAAGGAAAGAGAAACAATTGGTGGACGGGCCGGGCCGGGCATGGCTTTAACACTATCGGATGATTTGGAGCCAATGCCCATCAACACTACGGCGGCGGCGGTTGACAAGGATAAGCATAGTCAATACGCCGTGAAATGGGCAGTTGATCATCTTTTGTGCAACAACCGTATGCTCATCTTAATCCATGTCAAGCAGAGAAATC CTAATGGAACTGATGGGGTTACGGAGGGTCTCGACCCTGAAatacaaaatatatttattccTTATCGAGGATTTTGCGCTCGCAAAATG GTTCAAGTGAAAGAAGTTGTTCTTGACGATGCTGACGTAGCTAGGGCCATCGTGGATTATGTGAATAACAACAACATCACGAACATTGTTATGGGTGCATCTACTCGAAATGCTATTAAGAA AACCTTCAAAAAGCCCGACGTGCCGAGCCACGTGACCAAGTATGCACCAGAGTTCTGTTCTGTGTATGTGATTGCAAAGTCGAAATTGTCAAATCTAAGATCAGCACAGCGTCCTTTTGCAAGTAGTTCTGCTTCTCCTAATAGGCTTCCATGTTTAGTTGGACCTGCAATTCAACCTCAACCTCAACCTACGGTTGAACAACCACAACCTATTGACGATTTTAACACAAG AATGTTTCAGGATGGAAGCTTGAAATGGATCAAAGTAACATTTTGTTGTTGCAATCCCCCGAAAATATCTGAAATTAGAATGTCGGATACTTTGAGCAACCCAGGAAGGCCGACTTACAAGTGCAGATTTTGCGGATTCTTTGCTTGGGTGAATGAAGAAGATATCATCGGCTCAGCCGAAGAAGTTTTTGTGGAGCAAAGGATGATTGCTGGTGTTAAGGAAACATTGGATGAATTTATCAAATACATCAAACTTGTTGTCAAGATAGCAGGGATTTTGTACTTTGTTCatgttctttttgttgtatcaaTGTGA
- the LOC110795869 gene encoding peptidyl-prolyl cis-trans isomerase CYP57 isoform X2, with the protein MSSIYVLEPPTKGKVVIHTTYGPVDIELWPKEAPKAVRNFVQLCLEGYYDSTIFHRIIKGFLIQGGDPTSTGVGGESIYGAAFSDEFHSRLRFNHRGLVACANAGSPHSNGSQFFMTLDRCDWLDKKNTIFGKVTGDSIYNLLRIGEVETDKDDRPMDPAPKITSIEVIWNPFDDIVPRDVKKSPQPVTDNENKDLKKKAVKKLNLLSFGEEAEEDERDLTAVKQKIKSSHDVLDDPRFLKEQNLNEETDPDELKSARNLQLSVREALSSKKQESQKGTADVLPDSHARSDSEDDEISFDARMREQILKRRMEIGDLPTKQKSRREGSKSKDQQKSAPRSDPESSDDQRKVAKLSIRKKGIGSEARAERTANADTDLQLLNNAERERLLQKQKKRRLKGREEDVLAKLDRFKSSISSKHVEPRAESEGRTNEDLSDWKTVRLKFAPDLGKNNMTRNEDANDYAVIDPLLEKGKQKFNRMIAKEKRREREWAGRSLT; encoded by the exons ATGTCATCGATATACGTCTTGGAGCCGCCGACGAAGGGGAAGGTCGTCATTCACACGACGTATGGACCCGTCGACATCGAGCTTTGGCCAAAAGAAGCTCCTAAAGCTGTTCGTAATTTCGTTCAGCTTTGCCTCGAAGGCTACTATGACAGCACAATTTTTCATCGCATTATCAAGGGTTTCCTCATTCAGGGCGGTGACCCCACTTCCACCGGCGTCG GTGGTGAAAGCATATATGGTGCAGCATTTTCTGATGAATTCCACTCTCGTCTACGTTTCAACCATAGGGGCTTGGTTGCGTGCGCAAATGCTGGTTCACCACATTCAAATGGAAGCCAATTCTTTATGACATTAGATCGCTGTGATTGGCTTGATAAGAAGAATACGATCTTTGGAAAG GTTACTGGAGATTCTATATACAATCTTCTCAGGATAGGAGAAGTTGAAACTGATAAGGATGACCGACCCATGGACCCTGCTCCTAAGATAACTTCTATTGAG GTTATATGGAATCCCTTTGACGATATCGTGCCCAGAGATGTGAAGAAGTCGCCCCAGCCGGTTACTGATAATGAGAATAAAGATCTGAAGAAGAAAGCTGTGAA AAAGCTGAACTTACTTTCATTTGGCGAAGAAGCTGAAGAAGATGAGAGGGATTTGACGGCggtaaaacaaaaaataaagagCAGTCATGATGTATTGGATGATCCTCGTTTTCTGAAGGAACAAAATCTCAATGAAGAAACG GATCCAGATGAACTCAAGAGTGCAAGGAATTTGCAATTATCTGTGAGAGAAGCTTTGAGCTCAAAAAAACAGGAGTCGCAGAAAGGGACAGCTGATGTGTTACCTGATTCTCATGCTCGAAGTGACAGTGAAGATGATGAAATAAGTTTTGATGCACGAATGCGTGAGCAGATTTTAAAGAGAAGAATGGAGATTGGTGATCTCCCTACTAAGCAAAAGTCTCGAAGGG AGGGATCAAAGTCCAAGGATCAACAGAAGTCAGCCCCAAG GTCAGATCCTGAAAGTTCAGATGACCAAAGAAAAGTGGCGAAATTGTCGATCAGGAAAAAGGGAATTGGATCAGAAGCTAGAGCAGAACGTACGGCTAATGCTGACACGGACCTGCAGTTATTAAATAATGCTGAACGAGAAAGATTGTTGCAGAAACAAAAGAAGCGGAGACTGAAGGGGCGTGAAGAAGAT GTACTTGCCAAACTTGACAGGTTCAAAAGTTCAATTTCTTCGAAGCATGTTGAACCACGAGCTGAATCCGAAGGGAGAACTAATGAAGATCTATCTGACTGGAAAACTGTCCGCCTGAAGTTTGCACCTGACCTAGGAAAG AATAACATGACACGGAATGAAGATGCCAACGACTATGCAGTGATTGATCCTCTTCTGGAGAAAGGGAAACAGAAATTCAATAGGATGATAGCAAAGGAAAAGCGACGAGAGCGCGAATGGGCTGGGAGATCCCTTACTTGA
- the LOC110795874 gene encoding U-box domain-containing protein 52-like isoform X1 encodes MFLPSLPLFTFSFPLFLFFLHPKERETIGGRAGPGMALTLSDDLEPMPINTTAAAVDKDKHSQYAVKWAVDHLLCNNRMLILIHVKQRNPNGTDGVTEGLDPEIQNIFIPYRGFCARKMVQVKEVVLDDADVARAIVDYVNNNNITNIVMGASTRNAIKNSYRTFKKPDVPSHVTKYAPEFCSVYVIAKSKLSNLRSAQRPFASSSASPNRLPCLVGPAIQPQPQPTVEQPQPIDDFNTRMFQDGSLKWIKVTFCCCNPPKISEIRMSDTLSNPGRPTYKCRFCGFFAWVNEEDIIGSAEEVFVEQRMIAGVKETLDEFIKYIKLVVKIAGILYFVHVLFVVSM; translated from the exons atgtttcttccCTCTCTTCCACTCTTCACTTTTTCTTTTcccttgtttcttttttttctccACCCAAAGGAAAGAGAAACAATTGGTGGACGGGCCGGGCCGGGCATGGCTTTAACACTATCGGATGATTTGGAGCCAATGCCCATCAACACTACGGCGGCGGCGGTTGACAAGGATAAGCATAGTCAATACGCCGTGAAATGGGCAGTTGATCATCTTTTGTGCAACAACCGTATGCTCATCTTAATCCATGTCAAGCAGAGAAATC CTAATGGAACTGATGGGGTTACGGAGGGTCTCGACCCTGAAatacaaaatatatttattccTTATCGAGGATTTTGCGCTCGCAAAATG GTTCAAGTGAAAGAAGTTGTTCTTGACGATGCTGACGTAGCTAGGGCCATCGTGGATTATGTGAATAACAACAACATCACGAACATTGTTATGGGTGCATCTACTCGAAATGCTATTAAGAA TTCTTATAGAACCTTCAAAAAGCCCGACGTGCCGAGCCACGTGACCAAGTATGCACCAGAGTTCTGTTCTGTGTATGTGATTGCAAAGTCGAAATTGTCAAATCTAAGATCAGCACAGCGTCCTTTTGCAAGTAGTTCTGCTTCTCCTAATAGGCTTCCATGTTTAGTTGGACCTGCAATTCAACCTCAACCTCAACCTACGGTTGAACAACCACAACCTATTGACGATTTTAACACAAG AATGTTTCAGGATGGAAGCTTGAAATGGATCAAAGTAACATTTTGTTGTTGCAATCCCCCGAAAATATCTGAAATTAGAATGTCGGATACTTTGAGCAACCCAGGAAGGCCGACTTACAAGTGCAGATTTTGCGGATTCTTTGCTTGGGTGAATGAAGAAGATATCATCGGCTCAGCCGAAGAAGTTTTTGTGGAGCAAAGGATGATTGCTGGTGTTAAGGAAACATTGGATGAATTTATCAAATACATCAAACTTGTTGTCAAGATAGCAGGGATTTTGTACTTTGTTCatgttctttttgttgtatcaaTGTGA